The Gammaproteobacteria bacterium genome has a window encoding:
- the lexA gene encoding transcriptional repressor LexA yields the protein MDSLTHRQTEIYDFIRRHMAEHGRPPTRPEICLAFGFGSQNAADDHLKALARKGVIELIPGAARGIRLKQAGLAIIGRVAAGQPILAEENIEARVNVDMTLFKPAADYLLRVRGQSMRDAGILDGDLLAVYRTPEARNGQIVIARVDNDVTVKRFQRRGHLVQLLPENPEFQPIEVDLRRTPFAIEGIGVGLIRNGKLS from the coding sequence ATGGATTCGCTGACCCATCGCCAGACAGAAATTTACGACTTTATTCGCCGCCACATGGCCGAGCACGGTCGACCGCCGACACGGCCGGAGATCTGTCTCGCTTTTGGTTTCGGCTCGCAGAACGCCGCCGACGACCACCTGAAGGCGCTAGCGCGCAAGGGCGTCATCGAGCTGATACCCGGGGCGGCGCGCGGCATTCGTCTGAAGCAAGCCGGCCTCGCCATCATCGGCCGCGTCGCCGCCGGTCAGCCGATTCTGGCGGAGGAGAACATCGAAGCGCGCGTCAACGTCGATATGACGTTGTTCAAACCGGCGGCCGACTATCTGCTGCGTGTCCGCGGCCAAAGCATGCGCGACGCCGGCATCCTCGATGGCGATCTACTGGCGGTGTACCGCACACCCGAGGCGCGCAATGGCCAGATCGTGATCGCCCGCGTCGACAACGACGTCACCGTCAAACGTTTCCAACGCCGGGGTCATCTGGTGCAGCTGTTGCCGGAGAACCCGGAATTCCAACCCATCGAAGTCGATCTGCGGCGCACGCCGTTTGCCATCGAAGGCATCGGTGTCGGCCTCATTCGCAACGGGAAACTGTCATGA
- a CDS encoding error-prone DNA polymerase, with translation MYAELHAISNFSFLRGASRPEELVATAHVLGYRALALTDECSLAGVVRAHIPARDLGFQLIIGSELKLIDGLRLILLAPDRVAYGDLSELITQGRRGADKGEYRLSCNDVMALAARCLALWLADDSSEVTHGAWLRDVFADRAWVVFESRLDGRDRERLEQLRRLGRSLQLPLVAAGNVQMHRRERRPLHDTLAAIRLGVPLANVGHQLAANAEHSLRRQQRLAALYPPELLAETLVVADRCRFSLTELRYEYPEELVPAGETPTSWLRTLTERGIRWRWPAGESVKVRGLIENELSIIRDLRYEPFFLTVYDVVHFARRRQILCQGRGSSANSAVCYVLGITEVDPAKMEVLFERFLSRERNEPPDIDVDFEHERREEVIQYVYEKYGRDRAALAATVISYRTRSAIRDVGKALGFDLEQVDRLAKNLQWWDGRKLEPERLLEAGFDPSNPKLQLLGGLVRTLVGFPRHLSQHVGGFVIARDKLSRLVPIENASMPGRTVIQWDKDDLDALGLLKVDCLALGMLTAIRKSFDLIAQYSGRRWTIDSLPPEDPKVYKMISNADTVGVFQIESRAQMSMLPRLRPQKFYDLVVEVAIVRPGPIQGKMVHPYLRRRQKLEPVDYPSPEVEDVLGRTLGVPIFQEQVIKLATVAAGFTPGEADQLRRSMATFRHRGGVETFERKLIDGMRQRGYPEEYARRIFDQILGFGDYGFPESHAASFALLVYVSSWIKRYEPAAFLAALLNSQPMGFYAPPQLVQDARRHDVEVRPVDVRISDWDCTLEQTDRGPAVRLGLRMVSGLSPVAAARVVQRRCEAVFTQVEDLARRADLNRRELNALANADALRGLAAHRHHAHWAVAGVEASSPLLEKTPITEALPLLPVPTEGDNIVADYDSIGLTLRRHPLALLRPRLAADGWRTAAESRAVAHGDPIRIAGIVVSRQHPSSAKGVIFVTIEDETGHSNLVIWKSVSTRQRRELLQSRLFGVIGTLQREGEVQHVVARRLVDLTLLLGKLKTESRDFH, from the coding sequence ATGTACGCCGAACTTCACGCCATCTCCAATTTCAGTTTTCTGCGCGGCGCCTCGCGTCCCGAAGAATTAGTGGCGACGGCGCATGTGCTCGGTTATCGCGCGCTCGCGCTTACCGACGAATGCTCGCTCGCCGGCGTCGTACGCGCCCACATCCCTGCGCGCGACCTTGGGTTCCAGTTAATCATCGGCAGCGAATTAAAACTGATCGATGGATTGCGATTAATTTTGCTCGCGCCCGATCGCGTCGCCTACGGCGATTTGTCGGAGCTCATCACGCAGGGTCGTCGCGGCGCTGATAAGGGCGAGTACCGTTTAAGTTGCAACGATGTGATGGCGTTGGCGGCGCGTTGTCTGGCGCTATGGTTAGCGGACGATTCCAGCGAGGTGACGCATGGCGCCTGGCTGCGCGACGTCTTCGCCGATCGCGCTTGGGTGGTTTTCGAGTCGCGACTCGACGGTCGCGATCGCGAACGATTGGAGCAGTTGCGCCGCCTCGGCCGATCGTTGCAGCTGCCGCTGGTAGCCGCCGGCAACGTACAGATGCATCGGCGTGAACGCCGTCCATTGCATGACACGCTTGCCGCCATTCGTCTCGGTGTGCCGTTGGCTAACGTCGGCCACCAGCTCGCGGCCAATGCCGAGCACAGTTTGCGCCGCCAACAACGGCTGGCCGCGCTTTATCCGCCCGAGCTGTTGGCAGAAACGCTGGTTGTCGCCGATCGTTGCCGCTTTTCGCTCACCGAGTTGCGCTACGAATATCCCGAAGAACTAGTGCCGGCCGGCGAAACGCCGACCAGTTGGTTGCGAACGCTCACCGAGCGCGGCATCCGCTGGCGTTGGCCGGCCGGCGAGTCAGTGAAGGTGCGTGGTCTGATCGAGAACGAGCTCAGCATCATCCGCGATCTCAGGTACGAGCCGTTTTTCCTCACCGTCTATGACGTCGTGCACTTCGCTCGTCGTCGCCAGATCCTCTGCCAGGGACGCGGATCGTCGGCCAACTCGGCGGTGTGTTACGTCCTCGGCATTACCGAAGTCGATCCGGCGAAAATGGAAGTATTGTTCGAGCGCTTCCTTTCGCGCGAGCGCAACGAGCCGCCCGATATCGACGTCGACTTCGAGCACGAGCGGCGCGAAGAGGTGATCCAATATGTCTACGAAAAATACGGCCGCGACCGCGCCGCCTTGGCGGCGACGGTAATTTCTTATCGGACACGCAGCGCCATCCGCGACGTCGGCAAGGCACTGGGGTTCGACCTCGAGCAGGTTGATCGACTGGCGAAGAATCTGCAATGGTGGGACGGCCGCAAGCTGGAGCCGGAACGGTTGCTGGAGGCGGGATTCGATCCGAGCAATCCGAAGCTGCAATTGCTCGGCGGCTTGGTGCGCACGCTAGTCGGTTTTCCACGGCATCTATCGCAACACGTCGGCGGCTTTGTGATCGCGCGCGACAAGCTGTCGCGCCTAGTGCCGATCGAAAACGCATCGATGCCGGGGCGCACGGTGATTCAGTGGGACAAGGACGACCTCGACGCGCTCGGTCTGCTCAAGGTCGATTGCCTCGCGCTCGGCATGTTGACGGCGATTCGCAAGAGCTTCGATTTGATCGCGCAGTACAGCGGTCGACGCTGGACCATCGATTCCTTGCCACCAGAAGATCCTAAGGTTTACAAGATGATCAGCAACGCCGATACCGTCGGCGTTTTCCAAATCGAATCGCGCGCGCAAATGTCGATGCTGCCGCGCTTGAGGCCGCAAAAGTTTTACGATTTGGTCGTCGAGGTAGCGATCGTTCGTCCCGGTCCGATCCAGGGCAAGATGGTGCATCCTTATCTGCGCCGGCGGCAGAAGCTCGAGCCGGTCGATTATCCGTCACCGGAAGTCGAAGACGTATTGGGGCGTACGCTGGGTGTACCGATCTTTCAGGAGCAAGTCATCAAGCTCGCGACCGTCGCCGCCGGTTTCACGCCGGGCGAGGCCGATCAGCTGCGTCGGTCGATGGCGACCTTCCGCCACCGCGGCGGCGTCGAAACGTTCGAGCGTAAATTGATCGACGGCATGCGCCAGCGCGGCTACCCAGAAGAGTATGCGCGTCGGATCTTCGACCAAATCTTGGGCTTCGGCGATTACGGTTTTCCGGAATCGCACGCCGCCTCGTTCGCTTTGCTCGTGTATGTCTCGTCTTGGATCAAGCGCTATGAGCCGGCGGCATTTCTGGCGGCGCTGTTGAACAGCCAGCCGATGGGTTTTTATGCGCCGCCGCAGTTGGTGCAAGATGCACGCCGTCACGATGTCGAGGTGCGGCCGGTGGATGTGCGCATCAGCGATTGGGATTGCACCCTCGAACAAACCGACCGTGGCCCGGCGGTACGTTTGGGATTGCGCATGGTGAGCGGCCTATCGCCGGTAGCGGCCGCACGTGTCGTGCAGCGACGGTGCGAGGCCGTGTTTACTCAGGTCGAAGATTTAGCGCGTCGCGCCGATCTCAATCGTCGCGAGCTGAACGCGTTGGCAAATGCCGACGCATTGCGCGGATTGGCGGCGCATCGCCATCACGCTCACTGGGCCGTTGCCGGCGTCGAGGCGTCGTCGCCATTGCTCGAGAAAACGCCGATCACCGAAGCGTTACCGCTGTTACCCGTACCGACCGAAGGCGACAACATCGTTGCCGACTACGACAGTATCGGGCTTACGTTGCGACGCCACCCGCTGGCATTGTTGCGGCCGCGTCTCGCCGCCGACGGTTGGCGCACTGCCGCTGAGTCGCGAGCGGTCGCGCACGGCGATCCTATCCGCATCGCCGGTATCGTCGTCTCGCGCCAACACCCAAGCTCGGCGAAAGGCGTGATCTTCGTCACGATCGAAGACGAAACCGGCCACAGCAATTTGGTCATTTGGAAAAGCGTATCGACGCGCCAACGCCGCGAACTATTGCAGTCGCGCCTGTTCGGTGTTATCGGCACGCTGCAGCGAGAAGGCGAAGTGCAACATGTGGTCGCGCGCCGACTGGTCGACTTGACGTTGCTCTTGGGTAAACTCAAGACGGAGTCGCGGGATTTTCACTAG
- a CDS encoding AHH domain-containing protein, translated as MTIDKTVDGVTYREVSVEAFKRGLFRLAGEDIKKAEELFEEFKEAYIEEVIRTANAEKEGKPPAQLVLERVGVRERRRHLRKLNSNMKKAGMRRPPNTAAHHIASWHDIEAEQAREILRQYGIDTDDACNGVYMPRNTNFVPHPDMPAAYAHSKIHTDVYYVNLTFLLEEMAKRSETTKANMVALLQTIAKQLTEGTFPIHTRLDGQG; from the coding sequence ATGACCATCGACAAAACTGTAGACGGTGTAACGTACCGGGAAGTATCAGTTGAAGCATTCAAAAGGGGGTTGTTTCGTTTGGCCGGCGAGGACATCAAAAAAGCCGAGGAACTTTTCGAGGAATTCAAGGAAGCCTACATCGAAGAAGTGATTCGTACTGCAAACGCAGAAAAAGAAGGAAAACCCCCCGCGCAGCTTGTCTTGGAACGGGTGGGAGTTCGCGAACGGCGGCGACACCTGCGAAAACTCAACTCAAACATGAAAAAAGCAGGAATGCGTCGACCGCCGAATACCGCAGCACATCATATCGCGTCATGGCATGATATAGAGGCCGAACAGGCGCGAGAAATTCTCCGACAATACGGAATTGATACTGATGATGCATGCAACGGGGTGTACATGCCGCGGAACACCAATTTTGTCCCGCATCCGGACATGCCAGCGGCTTATGCTCATTCAAAAATACACACTGATGTTTATTACGTAAACCTTACATTTCTGCTTGAAGAAATGGCTAAAAGGTCGGAAACAACGAAAGCGAATATGGTTGCCCTATTGCAGACGATCGCAAAGCAACTGACGGAAGGAACGTTTCCGATTCATACAAGACTCGATGGGCAAGGCTGA
- a CDS encoding DUF4926 domain-containing protein has product MNFKINDTVRLLTDIPGEGLAKGALGVVVAEFSEPEEAYEIEFSDADGETVAQIALLPTQIGLVR; this is encoded by the coding sequence ATGAACTTTAAGATAAACGATACGGTCCGGTTGCTCACCGATATTCCTGGTGAAGGTCTTGCCAAGGGCGCATTAGGAGTTGTGGTCGCGGAATTCTCGGAGCCTGAGGAGGCTTATGAGATCGAGTTTTCCGACGCGGACGGAGAGACAGTTGCGCAAATCGCTCTGCTGCCAACGCAAATTGGGCTAGTGCGCTAA
- a CDS encoding DNA polymerase Y family protein — MLWLGLYLPRLALEIFARADDRAPFAIVDGEGRNRRVVMVNDAGRRAGIDNGMSVAAAHTLAHDLQLQTRDIVAERALLERLAAWALQFTSIVSLVPPQALVLEVEGSCRLFISIERLLYKVRCGLDELGFAAQLALAPTPLAATWLASAGAGSRVIHEAELASALARLPLKVLDLAAEERALLARVGVLTLGHVQRLPRAGLRRRLGPMLVDVLDRALGRTPDPRVAFVPPAHYHGVLSLPAPVLEAERLLFALHRLLRELEGFMLARNAGTTELKLMLRHAHRPATVVDLNLTQPTRRATHLQSLFRELLGRTPLPEAVEEIVLDSGALMPMVLRNDDLFRSAKSSTESTAALIDRLSARLGREAVRGIDAVADHRPERAWRTVSPGAADSSGEYGQRPLWLLPEPLALTTKEAKPWLDGPLTLAPDRERIESGWWDGDDITRDYYVAHHPGGGRFWVYRQLGDGAWFLHGIFG; from the coding sequence ATGCTTTGGCTCGGTCTTTATCTGCCACGGTTGGCGCTCGAAATTTTCGCGCGGGCCGATGACCGCGCGCCCTTCGCCATCGTCGACGGGGAGGGACGCAACCGCCGCGTCGTAATGGTCAATGACGCCGGGCGTCGCGCCGGCATCGACAACGGCATGAGTGTCGCCGCGGCGCATACCTTGGCACACGACCTGCAGCTGCAAACGCGCGATATTGTCGCCGAGCGTGCGTTGCTGGAACGGTTGGCGGCGTGGGCATTGCAATTCACATCGATCGTGAGCTTGGTGCCACCGCAGGCGTTGGTGCTCGAGGTCGAGGGCAGTTGCCGGTTGTTTATCAGCATCGAGCGGCTTCTTTATAAAGTGCGGTGCGGTCTGGACGAATTGGGTTTTGCCGCGCAACTGGCGCTGGCGCCGACGCCGTTGGCGGCGACCTGGCTCGCCAGTGCCGGCGCCGGCAGCCGCGTCATTCATGAAGCGGAGCTCGCCAGCGCGCTCGCGCGGCTGCCGTTGAAAGTGCTCGATCTCGCTGCCGAGGAGCGAGCGTTGCTGGCGCGCGTCGGTGTGCTCACGCTCGGCCACGTGCAACGTCTACCGCGTGCCGGATTGCGGCGTCGGCTTGGGCCTATGTTGGTCGATGTGCTCGATCGAGCCCTCGGCCGCACGCCCGATCCGCGGGTCGCGTTTGTGCCGCCGGCGCACTATCACGGTGTGTTGTCGTTACCGGCGCCGGTGTTGGAGGCCGAGCGGCTGCTGTTTGCGTTGCACCGATTGTTGCGCGAGCTCGAAGGTTTCATGTTGGCGCGCAATGCCGGCACGACCGAGCTCAAGCTGATGCTGCGGCACGCACATCGGCCAGCCACTGTCGTCGATCTCAATCTCACGCAACCGACACGCCGCGCGACGCATTTGCAATCGTTGTTTCGAGAATTGCTCGGGCGCACGCCGTTGCCCGAAGCGGTGGAAGAGATCGTGCTCGATAGCGGCGCACTGATGCCGATGGTGTTGCGCAACGACGATTTATTCCGCTCGGCTAAGTCCTCGACCGAGTCGACCGCGGCGTTGATCGATCGACTAAGTGCTCGCCTCGGACGCGAGGCAGTGCGCGGTATCGACGCCGTGGCCGATCATCGGCCCGAGCGCGCTTGGCGTACCGTATCGCCGGGTGCCGCCGACAGTAGCGGCGAATACGGTCAGCGGCCGTTGTGGTTATTGCCGGAACCGCTGGCATTGACGACCAAAGAAGCTAAGCCGTGGCTCGACGGGCCGTTAACGTTGGCGCCCGATCGCGAGCGCATCGAATCGGGTTGGTGGGACGGTGATGACATCACCCGCGATTATTATGTGGCGCATCATCCGGGCGGTGGCCGGTTCTGGGTTTATCGGCAACTCGGCGACGGTGCGTGGTTCTTGCATGGGATATTCGGGTAA
- the imuA gene encoding translesion DNA synthesis-associated protein ImuA — protein MNLQNVLQRTDVWRGGVASSARGLSTGFPALDALIPSGWPEAALTEIIYSRPGIGELQLLTPLLARLSQQERWLAFIAPPYIPYAPALRAAGINLERVLLVHPRTRKDQLWSLEVALREGTCSAVLAWPGTLEFSLLRRLQLAAEAGESLGILFRPPTAEVETSPAALRLKLAPATTGLDVTVLKRRGGWPVGPARIEVSNALARSLSATVGARNFRAGR, from the coding sequence ATGAACCTGCAAAACGTATTGCAACGTACGGATGTTTGGCGTGGAGGTGTGGCATCGTCGGCGCGCGGTTTGTCGACTGGGTTTCCGGCGCTCGATGCGCTGATCCCTTCGGGGTGGCCGGAGGCGGCGTTGACCGAAATTATTTATTCGCGGCCGGGCATCGGTGAGTTGCAATTGTTAACGCCGTTACTCGCCCGTTTGTCGCAGCAAGAGCGTTGGCTCGCCTTCATTGCACCGCCGTATATCCCGTATGCGCCGGCATTGCGCGCAGCCGGTATCAATCTCGAGCGCGTGCTGTTGGTGCATCCGCGCACGCGTAAAGATCAACTATGGTCGCTCGAAGTGGCGCTGCGCGAAGGCACGTGCAGCGCCGTGCTCGCCTGGCCTGGGACCCTCGAGTTCTCGCTGTTGCGGCGCCTGCAGCTGGCGGCGGAAGCGGGCGAATCGCTCGGTATTTTATTTCGGCCGCCGACGGCAGAGGTGGAGACATCGCCGGCGGCATTGCGCCTCAAGCTGGCGCCGGCGACGACCGGATTGGATGTCACGGTATTGAAACGCCGCGGCGGTTGGCCGGTCGGGCCTGCACGAATCGAGGTGAGCAATGCTTTGGCTCGGTCTTTATCTGCCACGGTTGGCGCTCGAAATTTTCGCGCGGGCCGATGA
- a CDS encoding YkgJ family cysteine cluster protein, whose amino-acid sequence MTERFSHPTAEQQYPWLGTLLDTYHAINEVITAHIAKLQRSGMTLACHRGCHACCLNNPDVPFTELELKGILWYVSEVLDGELKQRLKQQLRDYRSTTACPFLVDRACSIYPVRPFICRQFHVQTRPCDIGEDIFGGRLQDIVPPPTDVEPIAMRLIEYSRRNQRIEKTQAPETTSIFDAVSQIQAPCSVREYDWIRVADDMDRFDGQGAMGSSSAR is encoded by the coding sequence ATGACTGAGCGATTTTCCCATCCGACCGCGGAGCAGCAATATCCCTGGCTCGGGACGTTGCTCGATACCTATCACGCGATCAACGAGGTGATCACTGCTCATATTGCCAAGCTTCAACGAAGCGGCATGACGCTCGCCTGTCATCGCGGTTGTCATGCCTGCTGTCTCAACAATCCGGACGTGCCTTTCACGGAATTAGAATTGAAGGGCATCCTGTGGTACGTGTCGGAGGTGCTTGACGGCGAATTGAAACAGCGTCTCAAGCAGCAACTCCGCGATTACCGATCCACGACCGCTTGCCCCTTTCTTGTCGACCGCGCCTGTTCCATCTACCCGGTGCGTCCGTTTATTTGCCGGCAGTTTCACGTGCAAACCAGGCCCTGCGATATCGGCGAAGATATATTTGGCGGTCGACTGCAGGATATCGTGCCTCCGCCGACGGATGTCGAACCGATCGCGATGCGTCTGATCGAATACAGTCGGCGCAATCAGAGGATAGAAAAGACCCAAGCACCTGAGACGACGTCAATCTTCGACGCTGTCTCGCAGATTCAAGCGCCTTGTTCTGTGCGAGAGTACGATTGGATACGTGTCGCGGACGATATGGACCGATTCGATGGACAGGGGGCTATGGGCTCGAGCTCAGCAAGGTAA